Within the Eucalyptus grandis isolate ANBG69807.140 chromosome 1, ASM1654582v1, whole genome shotgun sequence genome, the region ttatgaaaaaaagaaagggatcATGCCATGTCTCAATTCTTGTATAAGGAAACCCAGGGTGATAAATTGCCACATGTCATGGAGACATGAGCCAATAACGGACTGTCTCGTATTAGGACATGCTCTGGCACCAAGTCCACTAGAAAGAATTAGGAGATTTCTTAAGCCATCTTGTACGCTCACCAAACCAAAACTCCTTATTATATTCGAGTTGAGCTGAGGTAACTAATgattaagggcctgtttggcaacgtgccaaagcAGTGCCCATCCCGATTTTTTGTTAGAATCGGTTTGGGATGAGAATCACGTatggtaaatttttgttccctagaacgattttggacaagatttgagaataaaaaaaatttgattctacgtccgagaatcgaaaaagaatcaaaacataAAACCCTTGGTTGCCATccgccatcgcccgccgcccgtccgcccgccgccgcccgcccggTCGTCGGTTCGCCGCCGGttgccggaggcaagcccagccaccgacgaggccgagcctcgccggtggcggtcggcctcgcccgccccggcgaggtcggccggccaccggcggggccgggtgagcctcgccggtggcgggcgagcctcgtcggcgggggcgaggtcgagcctcgccggtggctgggcgagcctcgcccggtttgccggtgaggctcgccggccaccgccgagcctcgccagccccgccggtggccaaggctggcctcgccgaggctaggcgaggccgcccgccaccggcgaggctcggcctcaccagatccggcgaggccgagcctcggcgggccgggtgagcctcgcttagcgccggcgaggctcggccgacaaaggccgacctcgccaagggtcggcgacgctccaatgagcgtcgccggcccctcgtctggccggtcgcggtccggcgaccggccaaatgaagaagaagaagaataaaaaaagggaaaaaaaaaaaaaaaaaaaaaaaaaaagaggaaaaagtaaaaaaagtaaagaaattatttaaaatttatttaaaaatcaaaagaaattaatttggaacaaaatcaattaatacggtaccaaacacaattctattccagaatcaaaaattttaaacagttaccaaacgcgcttttttatttagaatcagttcccgggaacagaatcaaaaataatcatttctagttaGAATCagctcccgggaacagaatcgttgccaaacgcgccctaaaccACCAATCCCAAGTTAATTCAGACATGGGAATGTATGTACATGCTTAAGTTTTGCTGCTTAAGAATGTgtgtatatacatatacatatacatatatatatatatatatatatatatatatatataaagaaattacTCAAAAGACATTGGTAACTTACTTAGTTCAATAGACAATGGTATATTCATCACCAGATAGGTAACTTACTAATCTCTTACCCAATCCACTTGTAAAATTTAGAAGTTATTAACTTACTAATCAATTTACCGTTGGTGGATTTACTATTGTGTCGGTAATTTATTAACCTCTACCCtattaatttgcaaaatttaaaagaagtAGGTAACTTACAACTCAATTTGACGTGGAAGAATGTTTGAGGaacttatggaaatcaaagtAAAGGCAattgatgataaaaataaataaaactcaTTAATCCTACGAAGcgcattttttaaataaaaacaccCAAAATCCAACACTGTTCTTGCTAGCTAACAAATATCACCAATCAATGCCAACTTGGCACTTCAACCGCATATTGCTCAGTAGCTGCTAACTTGATTTCATTTGGCTTAATCGACTTGTGCATCCTTCACATACACGAAAAGTCTCGACTTGTTGGCCTTTGCTGCTCTAGTCATCTTTTGCATGGCTATTTGGCCGATTCCCAACCTAACAGGTCCACTTTGAGGGGTTTCAAACCTGACAGCTGACATAAAAGTGCTCGAACTCGAAGGCTGACAATGCAAAAACGTAAATATTCCGTGCACACGGCCCAACTTGCTAGCAGCTTTCCTAGAATATCCCATAATCAAACAGTAAGTTTCGGACGAATCTTCTGAGAGAGCTACGTGGCAACCAGAAACCAGCCTCGGGGTCAAGGAAAACGCCGATGCGGTGCATAGTCAGGAGACATCCAAACACAACAAAAAGAACAATCCCGAGCCCGTTGGTTCTGGTCAGTACAACATACGTACCACAAGCAAAGGCCAGCACCAACCCGCATATCGCAAAGTAAAGGTAACATCCTGCGGCGGCGGCGTATCTCGCCTGTTGGCGAGCGCCCCAGAAACAAGGATCATATAGTAAAAATAATGCCAGGATGGAGAAACAGAATGCAGTTGTGTTAAATATCACGAAGGCTTTGAAAGCTGGCCTGTCCGCAAGAATTGGCATTCCTTGGTCGGGTCCATCGTTGAAATAACCCCCAGGCATCGTGAAGGCCGCAGCAAAGGTCACTGTGGCTATGAGCACTGCCACTAGTTGCTGAAGGTCGATAATGCTTCTTTTTGACGAATCAAAATTTTCTCGGTTGCCTGTATTAATTCCCATGGTTGTCGAGGCAACTGGTTGGCCCTCAACAAATTGCTTGTCTAACCTTTTCTTAACATATTCAGTGACCCAGTCTTGAAAATGCTGGATTCCATAAGATCCTTTCAACACATGAAGAACTTTTACAGCTCTGTAGCCGACCTAAAATtgtacgaaaaaaaaaaatcaattaatcgGTGGTCTTTCCCAGCTAAATACTTCCAGATCCTCACTTTACACACTAAAAAATGCTTACAAATAGAACTCCCGGTGAGTCCAACAACATTAGGGAGAATTCATTCAATTCATCTCTTTTAGACAAGGTAGCAGGTAGATAAAACCAATAAATAGAGTTAAGCAATTACGGTTTCCGGTATCGTTTGAATTCCTTTTCTTAGTTGGGGTAGGGTGCAGGTTCTCCCTTTTACCTCAGAATCCGTTGGAAAGGGGCGAAGAAAAAGGGCTTTAGCTATATTGTACAAGATATTCTACTTCTTTCATAAGACTGTGGAATAATAGTTGTTTCAAAGTCAGAAGATGCATATAAATTTTTGCAATGGGACGTCTAAAGTTACGATTGATTACATCTTAAAGTTAGCCTTTATATAGTTAACACCTCGGCACAAGGGCCGTTAGACGGTCCAGATTTATTCTCcgtgtttcttttatttttctatttttcccttttacttATTCCTAACGGTAGAGTATGCCAATCCTAAATGTTTTGCattgttttcaagaaaaataagacAGGCAATTACTCTTGAACCATTTGAAGACACGCATGTTGCGTGGATTTGAGATTTATagttattgaaaatttttgttttgatgagATGACCTCATCATAGAACACAATATTTACAACCATTATACATTATATCTTGCACAAATAATATGCATTTATCAACCAAACAATAAAATTAACCAATATTGAATATTACTTCACTAAGTGATTTGTTTTAAATTATACATTGTTATTTGAATAGTTTGTTACCGTAAAACtgttaataaaacaaaaacttcaaacttaaaattcttttaaacTATTTGTACTACATGCAGTTAATTGTTGGTTATTTATAAGGTATTGCGGTTTAGTTGTTTAATCAGattgtttttttggtcgaattattAAATCAGATTTTAAGAGGGGCCTTTATATGTATTAATTGAATCTATAAAGACTTCTATATTTTACATTTGTGCAATAATAACTATTGGCAAGATaatattttgtaaaatgaaATATCTACGGCAATGCAAAATCATAACTGTGTCATagattaaaagtaaaaatttgaaCAACATCTTATTTTGCTACTTTGGCAATACGCATAAGTATGGCTTAATTAGTTCTTTCGGTAgtctaaaaaaatttacattttgcTTGGTTGCCAAATTATTTTAATGCACACATCTAATTTATAGTTAATCtggtattttaaaaatatatatatgaccGCATGCATTTAgttaataataaatgaaaacacTATATaccaacttatatatatatatatatatatatatatatatatatatatataagaaccGTAACAACTTCAAATCATGAATTTAGATTTCCTGCCTATTATGTCAAATTACATTTAAATTAATACTCTATTTTAATTGATGTTGACATTTTGTTATCGAAATATGCATGATAGATTAAGTGGGACAAAAAAGCATTTTTGGTTTAATTAATGTAATAGAGCGTGTGCTGCTCAATGCTAAGTGAAGTgggaggggaaaagaaagataacCCTCCAAGTTGCGCATACGAAATGGTTACTAAAGAACTTACTCTACAAGTGAACAAATGGGAGCTCTTTAAAGTTCAAGCAAGCGTACCTCGTCGTGAGCAGCAAAAATGTCAAGAGCCGTCAAATGATCCTTATTTGTGGCCAAACGGTCTACCCTCTTATCCTGTGCAAGTATGTATATgatgttgtattttttttttagcgcAGCCAAATGCAGAGCCGTGTTTCCATTGATGTCTTGTTCGTTGATAAGATCCTCCAAGTTTGGCATTTTTAGTATGTACTTGACTACATTTACTTGGCCACCCATTATGGCTGCATGAAGAGCTGTTTGCCCCTCGGTGTTTATTATGTCACAAGCATCAGGACAAGATCTAATAAGCTCATCAATGACATTGATGTGGCCTTGAAATGCTGCAATGTGAAGAGCAGATTCCCCCCCTTTGTCTAAGTCATATGCCACAGAAGTATCATGGTGCAAGAGTAATCGAACTGCTTTGACTTCGCCAAAGCAAGCGACATAATGAAGAGGAGTCCGCCCTAAATCATCTCCTTCTTTGATCACTTCTGGTGTCTTCTCCAAGATTTTCCACCAACCTTTGCAAATACAGTAGGAACATACCATGATTTAGACTGTTATAAGCATCTAGACATAGTtattaaaattgcattttatCCCATTAAGTTTCCCCGTTTTACCCTGTACTAGGTAGGAATTTGTCTTGATCTTTTTGAAGTTTCTTTAATGGTCTTGCATGTATACCTGGATCTGTAGGAAATATATTACAATTTTCCCTATCATTAATTGTAAActaaaatgcaagtgatcgtaAGGAGAGAATCTCgaaacaaagaagaatacattaaaaaaaatgaaaaaaaaaaaaaaactgaactggatgagagagagaaagggggagagataGGGGTGTGCTGGCGATGGTGGTTGCTAACTTGCTGCCGTTGCCATCATCGGTAGAGTTGACGATGATGGTGCTAGTGGAATTCGAAGAGAAGTggtaaaaatcacaaaaagtgAAGAGAAGAAGATCGAGAAAAGAGCGTAGAAAGAAATTAAGTACATAAAAAATACTATCTTACAACAGTGACTTTCCTAAATGGATACATAATCTAAAGTGTAGCTGGCTTTTTTGAAAATCCCCTTACTATATTATGTACATACTGTAATATTCTTTTCTTAGTCCGCATACTAACAGAAGATTGGTTAATAGTCAATGAACAAAAGGACAGAGAATGCAACGAGAATATTACTcgaatcttttcaaaataatgaaGATACCGTTGCTTGTGATTAGGGGTTAATTGATATTGTATAATgaaactatttctttttattgatatgATACTGTGTATTAGGGAAtcatctttcctcttttttgtaCACTTGTTGCCTAAACTAGTTAGACCTTATATACTATCAATAGGGTTGTACGCATATGAGAAAGCAATATAGTCACATTCTTATACTGGTCTTCCTCTTTCTAGCTTTCCATCATCTCATTTCCTTACACAAAACATTACCCTGGTGTTTAAGGGGTCAAGTGGCATGtccttgagaaaaaaagaaaaaagcatgaCCATTCACCAGAATGAAAGTaataataaatagataaatattgtttttatcgttacaattaaagaaaaaagtactAGAATCGATGGCAGCCATTACTGCTAACACGATAACTCTCActtaagagagaaagagagattcagttaaaatttgatttactAGATTTGGAATCCTGTGAACTTACCGGTTGGTAGGTGAAAAATTGCCGCATGCAAAGCTGTCAATCCCTTAGGGCCCTTACGAGAGGATGACAATGAGGAAGCTcctaaaattatttcaatggcatgagaaaGCCCTCGATTTGCTGCAAGATAAAGCGGGGACTCGTCAGCAGCATTAGTAATATCACATAATTGAGAATCCTCTTCAATTAGCAACTTCACAACCCCAACGTGGCCTCCTCTTGCTGCATAGTGTAGCGCGGTACCCTCATTCGAATTTGGCTTTCGAAGTAGCTCTTTGCACAAGTCAACTTGTCCATTTTGAACAACCCAATGCATTGATTTCGCCAAATCAGTGAAGACTCGAATCACTTTGCAGCTTCCCACTTTAGCAGCAATATGCAAGGGAGTGTCTCCTTTGTAGTTACCCTGCCAAAGAAGGGGTGGTCCTGATGGACATTGAAGAAGATCTTTGATGAAATTTACTTGCTGGTATTGAGCCGCAACATGGAGAATGTTGTTATGCTTCGGTGTTGTTTGGTGGAAAAGGTCTTCTCCATTCCCTAAAATTATTGTCATCAGGTTTTCACAGTCTCCTGACTTTGCAGCCTCATACACTTTAGGATGCATTCTCACTCTCCCTCTACCTTTCCCCAGACAGAGTAGTTGCGAGTGAACTTGCATATATAAGCAATGAGTTCAAGCCGTAGGAAGTTCtttcagaaaattcaaattgCTCTATTTCTTTGAAGTTTCCGTTCTCCCACACTTGtggaaggaaaaaattcaagCACGACAAAAAATTCAACGGCCAGCTCCCTGCAGCttacgtttctttttttttatttgacttttgaacTATCTTGTCTACCACTCGTCACCAAAAGCCAAACCATTGCACATCCACGATGCTTCTAGAACATCATAACTTTAGACTTCCATGCTGCCCCCCGGGGAGTAGGTAGCAATGCGAACCATCTTCGATAGTTCTGACGAATCAACCCTCAACGGCTTATGAAGTTATTAGTTGTTATCACAACCACCCTTGCTGTTACTAAGCGCCAGCCGCTACCCCAATTTCTAACATCCCACCATCatttgacatctagcaataacTTGAGACCGTTGTCACTAAATTTAACGTGGCCACAAATAATCTCTGACTCATTTACCTACGGTTGATACCTAAATATTGATTTTTCCCAATCATTTATTGCAcgaaaattagggattaggttcaaccctaaacaaaaaaaaaatcaaaagtacaaAGTTTGCACAATGGCCCACGCTCCATGAAGTATCACCCATGGAGCCATTTAAAATTGACATATTTTGGCCAAAAGTTCACGGTTAATTGTCAATCCATATCACAATTCGAAACTGAAATTTCATACTAAATTTTGCAGAGGAACCTGAGAGATGACCGAGCCATGATTGTGGGGGCATGCTCAAAAGGAGGACTATTGGGTGgattcttttcataaatgataGACTCACAAATTTAAGAAAGGCGTCATTGGACACAAATATTTTTCTCGAGAATATTGGCTAAATTTGTGGGCATATAATTACCTCAATCCTTGGCGGAAGTCAAGGATTTGGGCATTATTGCGTCGAATCTTCTTCAGAAGATCGAGCGTAAATGAGAAGGCTTCAGTATTGATTAACAAGGCAGGTGTGTACTGTGTAGGGGGCCGGAGAAAGGCAATTGTGTACCGTGTAGGGGCCATTTAATCAATGAAGGAAAGGCAAGTAAAGAGGAAAATTCTTTCCAACTTTTCAAAGGCAACATCTCAGCAATTAAGGcacaaaattccaaaaaataaggagaaGATATTGCCAATATTGGACGTTCACTATGGCCTGTTGTTACCGCGGTTAAGCCTTGACGGTCATTGCCCCTGCCCCCACGGCATCACCGCTCCTCCCAACCAAGCCAAGTCAGCATCATTCCCTTCGGTGCCATCGACACCGCCACCGACGCAGCGAAGAGTCCGACCCACGCCAAACATAGATTTCCAGCAGAACCGAAGAGACCCGCCAGTCCAGCCAACTCCTGCAGCTGCTGTTCGCCACCAAAATCAGTTAACCAGCATCTCCGGCGAGCATCAATTCTTCCCTGCAGCCGCGCCGCCAAGCTGCAACTGGGAAGCAGCCGCGGACGAGCCAGCGAACCAAAGCGCCCTCGCTGACGGTCTGCAACCTGAGCAACGGCGAACAAACATTCTCCGTCCCATCAGTTTAGCTGCAGCTTCCAGGCCCCACTCATAGCAATCACTAGCCTTGCCTACGCGTCCCATTATCCCTGTTGTTGTCGTGTCCAGCCCgttggaaaaatattatatgaaatgaaaaataaggatagttggaaatctattaaaaatatgagaaaataagaTCAATTTTCTGGATCCTGCAAGTACTGTCATACTCGGAATACAAAATTCGGTGCTATAGCTCTAATGGCTATCCTCCCAAGAAATAACAAACCTTTTTTATTCTCTACAAGATAATATAATAAACAAGAACAATGTTATACAACCCagcaatgaaagaaaatatttgagaAGAAAATGATATTCTCTTCATAATTCGGCATATATTCAAAAATGTCTTTTGAagttatttttatattcaaaaagagaaaacagtTACAAAACCATTATAATGCCGTTGTAAAATGATAGAGggtttatgaaaaaataaattaatcgTTACAAAGTCGTTAAAAAGCCGTCATTTGACCGTTAAAAAGTAATTATATAaacattaatataatcattatttTCATTGCGGCCATAACTTCTATAAAAGTCGTTactttaaaatatttcaaaaattgttgcAATGGCCTTTTTGCACGACATCACCCTATAGTCCACGCAGCTTCCAGGTTTTCCCAGTGGGCAATAAGCAAGCTTTGAGCACACCCAAGTGACCTGGCTCTTCTCCAGACCAGTTCAAGCAAACCCCATCGAGCTCTTGATGCCTTAACTGAGTCCAGTAGCCTCAGTCGAGCTTCCACCGCGCCTATAATTTTCCTGCAGTGTCCAAAGCTATTCCCGGTGAACCAGCGAATTTCAGCAAGCCCTGACCTTCAGCCCTGCCTTCTTCGACTTGCTGAGTTCCCTGCGGTCAACTCTAGGTGTCTCCACCAATCTTCGGCGATTCCTGCTCAGCCCCGCTGCATCCCCAGCTACATTTGGACTTGCTGGCTTTGCTTGGAACCTCTTCCTTGAGTCAACCCAGCTTTTTGGACATCCCTGCAGCAGCTTCACGAGCGTTGATTACCTCTGTCGACGCTACTTCTATCACTTAGTTGCCATTTTGATTCTACGTAAGCTAAGTCTTTGATGTGGTGGCTTAATTTTTAGTATATAACGTTAAGTTCGTGACATTTAGTAAAGCCTTAGGATATCTAATTctgctttttatattttcctgcATTAGTCAAGGAATATTAGAGCGCCGGACCTTTGGGCCTAAAGGTCAGGTCCTTAGTATCGCCCCTTCATTATTTGTGACTATAACATATCTTTTTATGCGTGATTGGTTGGAAAAATTTTACATGCATCACAATAATGTCTTCGATTTTTAATGGTAAACTTTGGTAAAATATATACTTTGATGCTTGACAATCATCATGTATAAATTGCATATCATAATCTCTTATACATATTTAGAGCTTAGGGTGCACTCATAATTTCATATTTGGGGCAATGCACTTAATCTtaaaatgaacataaatttaggataacGCCTAGTTTTCATTATAATAAAATGTCATTATTATATGTAGATTGCATGTAATTTTCGAGTTAATCAGTCCCATAGCATGCGTATCATAGAATACAAGGCTTTTAGAATTAATCATATGGATAACGTTAACTATTAATGGCATTACTGCATCATCCATTGCATATAATTCCATAATCACTAAATGTTCGTTAGGTCTcggatttttaatataaaaattgcaCTCCATATGGTCTTCATATAGAATAGATTCATGATTTCCATAGACCACTCATTTTTGCTAATTAACTAAGAATAGGGCAtacattatttaaaatgttcCATACTGCATATATAATAGAAATTGCATGCTCATTTAATTTATAGACTTTAGGGTCATCTGTCTTGTTgttaatttataaaagaaaaaagaataaaaaagtcaaattaGAGAGTCTCAAGTAGATTGCATTAATTAGGCTAACTTTTTCTAAAATTCATATCGCCCACTATTCAGTAGATCATTTAGGATTAATCTGACTAATGTCCCACATAGATCATTTTCGGAATTAATTCCATCATTTGTCATTTAAAACTAATCATGCATATCACGTAGCTGCATCATtcttgcatgtcatttagttattttattaGGTCCTTGGCATATCggtaaatttcttttaacataGAACTCTAGggtttatttgtgtttttcttaaatCATTGTGTTggttaaataataaaaaaattaaaaaaaaattagaatatattgcatattagttagtcATTAACTCATGCTAATCATAGACACCATTCATGCATTATGTATGCATATATTCCT harbors:
- the LOC120294977 gene encoding ankyrin repeat-containing protein ITN1-like, which translates into the protein MHPKVYEAAKSGDCENLMTIILGNGEDLFHQTTPKHNNILHVAAQYQQVNFIKDLLQCPSGPPLLWQGNYKGDTPLHIAAKVGSCKVIRVFTDLAKSMHWVVQNGQVDLCKELLRKPNSNEGTALHYAARGGHVGVVKLLIEEDSQLCDITNAADESPLYLAANRGLSHAIEIILGASSLSSSRKGPKGLTALHAAIFHLPTGWWKILEKTPEVIKEGDDLGRTPLHYVACFGEVKAVRLLLHHDTSVAYDLDKGGESALHIAAFQGHINVIDELIRSCPDACDIINTEGQTALHAAIMGGQVNVVKYILKMPNLEDLINEQDINGNTALHLAALKKKYNIIYILAQDKRVDRLATNKDHLTALDIFAAHDEVGYRAVKVLHVLKGSYGIQHFQDWVTEYVKKRLDKQFVEGQPVASTTMGINTGNRENFDSSKRSIIDLQQLVAVLIATVTFAAAFTMPGGYFNDGPDQGMPILADRPAFKAFVIFNTTAFCFSILALFLLYDPCFWGARQQARYAAAAGCYLYFAICGLVLAFACGTYVVLTRTNGLGIVLFVVFGCLLTMHRIGVFLDPEAGFWKAASKLGRVHGIFTFLHCQPSSSSTFMSAVRFETPQSGPVRLGIGQIAMQKMTRAAKANKSRLFVYVKDAQVD